The Corynebacterium camporealensis genome contains a region encoding:
- a CDS encoding M13 family metallopeptidase yields the protein MRDLYQFVNGPWLESHEIPADRAVDGTFHGLRDEAEEMVHDIVKEDDGRPGTLYQSFMDTESLNAAGLEPIDADLDRLTSADMEELASTIGVLEREGVGAPVTFWVSKDSGSEEALPYVIQSGLGLPDEAYYRDPAHAETLEAYEKHVAQMLEFLEPARLFGLGAEAAATRIVALEKELAAGHWDVVSTRDALKTYNPTNFADLPEIVQVMLRGGGMPEHRVINMMPSYLEHFAEMFSSDNMADWQLWATWHILLSRAAVLTEEVSAKNFEFYGTRLSGATTQRDRWKRALGLVESFVGEEVGKKYVAKHFPDSSKQEMNQLVDYLTSAYRERIESLPWMTPETRERALEKLSLFKSKIGYPDSWRDFSGLEFSAEGKDLVQNSRVGAAFGHDYELGKIGKPADRDEWHSSPQTVNAFYNPTVNDITFPAAILRPPFYSPDADAAENFGAIGAVIGHEIGHGFDDQGSQYDGKGNLNSWWTDEDRAAFEKLTKELVSQFDGQVPTILKEKGIESTGVNGEFTLGENIGDLGGLGIAVVAYKNYCKENGLDPHGEKQEFTAEGAEPELAEQTWSGLQRLFLAWARVWRTAIRPEMAQQYLAIDPHSPAEFRCNLIAANVAEYYEAFDVPEDSPMYLAPDKRVTIW from the coding sequence ATGAGAGATTTGTACCAGTTTGTCAACGGACCGTGGTTGGAATCCCACGAGATTCCAGCCGATCGCGCAGTAGATGGCACCTTCCATGGGCTTCGGGATGAAGCCGAGGAGATGGTGCATGACATCGTTAAGGAAGATGACGGCCGTCCCGGTACGCTTTACCAATCCTTCATGGATACTGAGTCGCTGAACGCGGCAGGGCTCGAGCCTATCGATGCCGACCTGGACCGCCTGACCTCCGCTGATATGGAGGAGCTGGCCAGCACCATTGGTGTTTTAGAACGCGAGGGCGTTGGTGCCCCGGTGACCTTCTGGGTCTCGAAGGATTCTGGCTCCGAAGAAGCACTGCCTTATGTCATTCAGTCAGGTCTGGGTCTGCCAGATGAGGCTTATTACCGCGACCCTGCGCATGCCGAGACGCTGGAAGCTTATGAGAAGCACGTTGCGCAGATGCTGGAGTTCTTAGAACCAGCCCGCCTGTTCGGTTTGGGTGCGGAGGCTGCCGCAACCCGTATCGTGGCGCTGGAAAAGGAGCTGGCTGCCGGCCACTGGGATGTGGTTTCGACTCGCGATGCGCTCAAGACCTATAACCCGACTAATTTTGCTGATCTTCCAGAAATAGTGCAGGTCATGCTGCGCGGTGGCGGTATGCCTGAGCACCGCGTCATCAACATGATGCCGTCTTATCTGGAGCACTTCGCAGAGATGTTTAGCTCCGACAATATGGCCGACTGGCAGCTCTGGGCTACCTGGCACATCCTGCTTTCGCGCGCTGCCGTGCTGACCGAAGAAGTCAGCGCGAAGAACTTTGAGTTCTACGGCACCCGCTTGTCTGGTGCGACCACTCAGCGTGATCGCTGGAAGCGCGCCCTCGGCCTGGTCGAAAGCTTCGTTGGCGAAGAAGTGGGCAAGAAGTACGTCGCGAAGCACTTCCCGGATTCTTCCAAGCAGGAGATGAACCAGCTGGTCGACTACCTGACCTCTGCGTATCGCGAGCGCATCGAGTCCCTGCCGTGGATGACCCCGGAGACCCGCGAGCGTGCCTTGGAAAAGCTCTCGCTGTTTAAGTCCAAGATTGGTTACCCGGATTCCTGGCGCGACTTCAGTGGCCTGGAGTTCTCTGCCGAGGGTAAGGACCTGGTGCAGAACTCCCGCGTGGGTGCTGCCTTCGGTCATGACTATGAGCTGGGCAAGATTGGCAAGCCTGCCGATCGCGACGAGTGGCATTCCTCGCCACAGACCGTCAACGCGTTCTACAACCCGACGGTCAACGACATCACCTTCCCGGCTGCCATCCTGCGCCCGCCGTTCTACTCCCCGGACGCGGATGCTGCGGAGAACTTCGGTGCTATCGGTGCCGTCATCGGCCATGAGATCGGCCACGGCTTCGATGACCAGGGCTCGCAATACGACGGCAAGGGCAACTTAAACTCCTGGTGGACCGATGAGGACCGCGCTGCTTTTGAGAAGCTGACCAAGGAACTAGTCAGCCAGTTTGACGGTCAGGTGCCCACCATTTTGAAGGAAAAGGGCATCGAGTCCACCGGCGTCAACGGCGAATTCACCTTAGGTGAAAACATCGGTGACCTGGGTGGACTGGGTATCGCAGTGGTGGCCTACAAGAACTACTGCAAGGAAAACGGCCTGGACCCACACGGTGAAAAGCAAGAATTCACCGCCGAGGGTGCCGAACCAGAACTTGCCGAGCAGACCTGGTCCGGCCTGCAGCGCCTCTTCTTGGCCTGGGCACGCGTATGGCGCACGGCTATTCGTCCGGAGATGGCACAGCAGTACCTGGCCATCGACCCACACTCGCCAGCCGAGTTCCGCTGCAACCTGATTGCCGCCAACGTCGCGGAGTACTACGAAGCCTTCGACGTCCCCGAAGACAGCCCGATGTACCTCGCACCAGATAAGCGCGTCACCATCTGGTAA
- a CDS encoding MGMT family protein, which yields MSPNLHEIHRIVAAIPPGNVTTYGEIAKVAGTGARYIGSFMRRHGSDLPWWRVLRADGQSHDFARAKPYWDAEGISYTRDRAILSKHGLDAADLRQVLRTSNEN from the coding sequence TTGAGCCCTAACCTCCACGAGATTCATCGCATCGTTGCCGCCATCCCGCCCGGCAACGTGACTACGTACGGGGAGATCGCCAAGGTTGCCGGTACGGGTGCCCGCTACATCGGCAGCTTTATGCGTAGGCATGGCAGCGATCTTCCCTGGTGGCGGGTACTGCGCGCGGATGGGCAGTCCCATGATTTTGCTCGAGCGAAACCCTATTGGGACGCCGAAGGTATTAGCTACACAAGGGATCGTGCAATACTCAGCAAGCACGGATTAGATGCTGCCGACCTGCGGCAGGTGCTTCGCACGAGCAACGAAAATTGA
- a CDS encoding YbjQ family protein: MIFTTSDSVDGHEVTDYIRVIAGETATYLSSQNSLGAAFQTAKRLPPYEQESGQVRESALNELWHRGQELGADGVIGISFNYSVIDQYNEAMDSYNNILLVTATGTAVRLRRTT; encoded by the coding sequence ATGATTTTTACTACCTCCGACAGTGTCGATGGGCACGAGGTCACCGACTACATCCGCGTCATTGCAGGTGAGACCGCCACCTATTTGAGCAGCCAAAATAGCCTGGGCGCTGCATTCCAGACTGCCAAGCGCTTGCCACCCTATGAGCAAGAGTCGGGCCAGGTCCGCGAATCCGCGCTCAATGAGCTCTGGCACCGTGGGCAGGAGTTGGGCGCAGATGGCGTGATTGGCATTTCCTTTAATTACTCGGTCATCGACCAGTACAACGAGGCCATGGATTCCTACAACAACATCCTGCTGGTCACCGCCACGGGTACCGCCGTGCGACTGCGCCGGACCACCTAA
- a CDS encoding LysE family translocator, producing MTLAALFTLMGVWAAVIVTPGPDVVQIIRVSPRGKAAGLLCAVGIVVGIVFWLCASLAGLSALIAVRPGLLGALQIIGGAFLFWMGTQSLRGGVQVLRNRHEAQRVEDYTDEVTDAGDIEGMTNGRAFRLGLLTNLSNPKALVFFGAVFAQFIRPEMSIAWTVAVAVILSLMSLLWFSTLALVVRAAARWFAKYSAHLDVLAGIIFVGFGAFMVYEGAITVF from the coding sequence ATGACGCTAGCCGCACTATTCACGCTGATGGGCGTGTGGGCTGCGGTCATCGTCACGCCGGGCCCTGACGTGGTGCAGATTATTCGCGTCTCCCCACGCGGTAAGGCCGCGGGTCTGCTCTGTGCAGTGGGCATCGTTGTCGGCATCGTGTTCTGGTTGTGTGCGTCCTTGGCGGGCCTGTCGGCGCTGATTGCGGTGCGACCAGGGTTGCTTGGCGCATTGCAGATCATCGGTGGTGCTTTCCTCTTTTGGATGGGTACACAATCGCTGCGCGGTGGTGTGCAGGTGTTGCGCAACCGCCACGAAGCCCAGCGTGTGGAGGACTACACCGACGAAGTTACTGACGCTGGCGACATCGAGGGCATGACCAACGGGCGGGCGTTTCGCCTGGGCTTGCTGACTAACCTGTCGAACCCCAAAGCGCTGGTCTTCTTTGGTGCCGTATTTGCCCAGTTCATTCGCCCGGAGATGTCCATTGCGTGGACAGTCGCGGTGGCAGTGATTTTGTCGCTGATGTCGCTGCTGTGGTTCTCTACGCTTGCGTTGGTGGTGCGCGCGGCGGCGCGGTGGTTCGCGAAGTACTCGGCACACCTCGACGTGCTGGCCGGCATTATCTTTGTCGGCTTTGGTGCCTTCATGGTCTACGAAGGCGCTATCACGGTGTTTTAG
- the betT gene encoding choline BCCT transporter BetT: MDNSGSSEAATTRKSRRSQYQPRAIVGSYRAETGSDVGADQVETPKANWPVLITSAVLILAVALYAIIGRDHAEETLGNVTAWIGTNLGWFYVVTATIVVVFVLFIAFSKAGNIRLGPDHSRPKFSTFSWVSMLFAAGIGVDLIFFAVAEPVTMYMMPPQAEAESVQAAKEAVVYAMFHYGITGWAFYALMGMAFGYFAYRLNMPLAIRSALYPLIGKRIHGPAGDAVDVAAMLGTVFGVTTSLGIGVVQLSYGFHLIFGWEQGFGLQAGLVIVAVAIATMSAVSGVDKGIRFLSELNVWLAIALMVYVVVFGKTAYLFSAITTNIGDYIAKFPSWTMETLAFNTDQAAAGEWMQAWTLFFWAWWIAWATFVGLFLARISRGRTLRQFIFGTLTFPFLFILLWMSFFGNTALDMVRSGDYPGFAEKTIELPEQGFYDMLGQFPASTVVILLTTFIGLLLYITSADSGALVMSNFTSKITDSRQDGPAWLRIFWSVTVGILTLALLQIDGITTVQNATLVMGLPFSFVVYLIMFSLWKSLRLEGIQMEARQTALHGAVAGRTSPPGENTDLWKHRLDRVNSFPDKAEMKSYLEDTAIFALEKVAVQMRERGYDAILLTSELPDVALPQLDLQVTLEHERKFRYQLFPVACERPDFSHGEDPEYYRLEVYDLTGSLGYDVYGYSENQIINNVLDLYERHLAFLHIQQNHSGDSDLSDGAEPEMTWREDS, encoded by the coding sequence ATGGATAACTCTGGGTCCTCTGAGGCCGCAACGACTAGGAAGTCGCGGCGTTCTCAGTATCAACCTCGCGCTATCGTTGGCTCCTACCGTGCCGAGACCGGATCGGACGTCGGCGCGGATCAAGTCGAGACTCCCAAGGCCAATTGGCCCGTACTGATCACCTCCGCCGTACTCATTTTGGCCGTGGCACTGTATGCCATCATCGGCCGCGACCACGCGGAAGAAACCCTGGGCAACGTCACTGCCTGGATTGGTACCAACCTCGGTTGGTTCTACGTTGTCACCGCCACCATCGTGGTCGTCTTCGTGCTGTTCATCGCCTTTTCCAAGGCCGGCAACATTCGCTTAGGACCAGACCACTCCCGCCCGAAGTTCAGCACCTTTAGCTGGGTGTCCATGCTCTTTGCCGCAGGTATTGGCGTCGACCTGATCTTCTTCGCCGTGGCAGAGCCGGTCACCATGTACATGATGCCGCCGCAGGCAGAGGCCGAGTCCGTCCAGGCCGCCAAGGAAGCTGTCGTCTACGCGATGTTCCACTACGGCATCACCGGCTGGGCCTTCTATGCCCTGATGGGTATGGCCTTCGGTTACTTTGCCTACCGTTTGAACATGCCGCTGGCTATTCGCTCGGCGCTGTACCCGCTCATCGGCAAGCGCATCCATGGCCCGGCTGGCGATGCCGTCGACGTCGCCGCCATGCTCGGCACCGTCTTCGGCGTGACCACCTCGCTGGGTATTGGCGTGGTCCAGCTGTCCTACGGCTTCCACCTCATCTTTGGTTGGGAGCAGGGCTTTGGCCTGCAAGCCGGCCTGGTCATCGTCGCCGTGGCAATTGCCACCATGTCTGCTGTCTCGGGCGTGGATAAGGGCATCCGCTTCCTTTCCGAGCTCAACGTCTGGCTGGCTATTGCCCTGATGGTTTACGTCGTGGTCTTCGGTAAGACCGCCTACCTCTTCAGTGCTATCACCACGAACATTGGCGATTACATCGCTAAGTTCCCGAGCTGGACCATGGAAACCTTGGCCTTTAACACTGACCAGGCTGCCGCCGGTGAGTGGATGCAGGCCTGGACCCTGTTTTTCTGGGCCTGGTGGATTGCCTGGGCAACCTTCGTCGGTCTGTTCCTGGCTCGTATTTCCCGCGGCCGTACCCTGCGCCAGTTCATCTTCGGCACCCTGACCTTCCCGTTCCTGTTCATCCTGCTGTGGATGTCCTTCTTCGGTAACACCGCACTGGATATGGTGCGCTCCGGCGACTACCCGGGCTTTGCCGAAAAGACTATTGAGCTGCCAGAACAAGGCTTCTACGACATGCTGGGCCAGTTCCCGGCCTCTACTGTGGTCATTTTGCTGACCACCTTTATTGGCCTGCTGCTCTACATCACCTCGGCGGACTCCGGTGCGCTGGTGATGTCGAACTTCACCTCCAAGATCACCGATAGCCGCCAGGACGGCCCTGCGTGGCTGCGTATCTTCTGGTCGGTCACCGTCGGTATCTTGACCCTGGCGCTGCTGCAGATCGACGGCATCACCACCGTCCAAAACGCCACCCTGGTGATGGGCCTGCCCTTCTCCTTCGTGGTCTATCTGATTATGTTCTCGCTGTGGAAGTCCCTGCGCCTGGAGGGCATCCAGATGGAAGCTCGCCAGACCGCACTGCACGGCGCAGTGGCAGGACGCACCAGCCCACCGGGCGAAAACACCGACCTGTGGAAGCACCGCCTGGATCGCGTGAACTCCTTCCCAGACAAGGCAGAGATGAAGTCCTACCTCGAGGACACCGCCATCTTTGCCCTGGAAAAGGTTGCCGTCCAGATGCGCGAGCGCGGCTACGATGCCATCCTGCTCACCAGCGAGCTTCCCGATGTCGCCCTGCCCCAGCTCGACCTACAGGTCACCCTGGAGCACGAGCGCAAGTTCCGCTACCAGCTCTTCCCCGTTGCCTGCGAGCGTCCGGACTTTAGCCACGGCGAAGACCCCGAGTACTACCGCCTGGAGGTCTACGACCTCACCGGTTCTTTGGGCTACGACGTCTACGGCTACTCCGAAAACCAGATCATCAACAACGTTCTGGACCTCTACGAGCGCCACCTGGCGTTCTTGCACATCCAGCAAAACCACTCCGGCGATTCTGACCTCTCCGATGGTGCAGAACCAGAGATGACCTGGCGCGAAGACAGCTAG
- a CDS encoding serine hydrolase family protein, with translation MFSRAFKGAALALSLSVLAAPVAHAAPNFDPNKVPPRTQMTLRLDNGHTISTANGHESRPALSLSKLYLGMWVMQHGAPGDKARVEQMIRYSDDNIATDLDRRYPQAIDSVARQYGLPNTHRNGFWGNSTTSTQDVTKFINAVYGDPAAAPLFRGMNNAAPVAADGYRQDFGTAHVPGVTGTKFGWADNRRVHATVSRGPGFSIAANTYGPAGAHTADVRGAVRPGAPSAPQVPGTSSQQVGNQIKQVVPPQFHRQVDDATNAAAQAERQACAAVNQALTQAGSSTVC, from the coding sequence ATGTTCTCTCGTGCATTTAAGGGCGCTGCCCTGGCATTAAGCCTGTCTGTTCTCGCAGCCCCGGTCGCTCACGCCGCCCCTAACTTTGATCCCAACAAGGTGCCACCGCGCACCCAGATGACTCTGCGCCTGGATAATGGCCACACCATTTCCACCGCGAATGGCCACGAGTCCCGCCCGGCATTGTCGCTGTCCAAGCTGTATTTGGGCATGTGGGTCATGCAGCACGGCGCCCCGGGCGATAAAGCACGCGTGGAACAAATGATCCGCTACAGCGATGACAACATTGCGACTGACCTGGATCGTCGTTATCCGCAGGCCATCGACTCGGTGGCTCGTCAGTACGGTCTGCCGAATACTCACCGCAATGGTTTCTGGGGTAACTCGACGACCTCCACCCAGGACGTCACCAAGTTCATCAACGCCGTCTATGGCGATCCGGCTGCCGCACCGCTCTTCCGTGGCATGAACAACGCAGCACCTGTTGCTGCCGATGGCTACCGCCAGGACTTCGGAACCGCACACGTCCCTGGTGTCACCGGCACCAAGTTTGGCTGGGCGGATAACCGTCGCGTGCACGCCACCGTCTCGCGTGGTCCGGGCTTCAGCATTGCTGCGAATACCTATGGTCCAGCGGGTGCGCACACTGCCGATGTCCGCGGCGCAGTCCGCCCTGGTGCACCGTCCGCTCCTCAGGTTCCAGGCACGTCGAGCCAGCAGGTTGGTAACCAGATTAAGCAGGTAGTGCCGCCGCAGTTCCATCGTCAGGTAGATGATGCGACCAATGCCGCAGCCCAGGCAGAACGCCAGGCCTGTGCTGCCGTGAACCAGGCGCTGACTCAGGCTGGTTCTTCTACGGTCTGCTAA
- the betA gene encoding choline dehydrogenase, producing MGVFDAVAQKVEKLTSGKKQHKNVTDEVSDVVVVGGGSAGSVVAARLTENPDTRVLVLEAGRPDSIWDLFIHMPSAFSFPIGAKNYDWMYESEPEPEMNGRRVYHARGKLLGGSSSVNGMIFQRGNPMDYEKWGDNPGMEHWDFAHCLPYFKKMETAAGSDESDPRRGHDGPLYLSRGPAISPLFQALFKSVQEAGYNLTNDVNGYRQEGFAPFDRNIKHGRRWSAARAYLHPNLDRKNLDIRTRALTTKVLFDGQKAIGVEYEWEGETRRVFADKIVLSAGAINTPQLLQVSGIGDEELLRKHGIDVVKHLPGVGENLQDHLEVYIQYETTKSTDSSQPYLEKWRWPFMGLQWLLTHRGPVATSHFEGGGFVRSNENEAYPNLMFHFLPMAVRYDGNKADVKHGFQWHVGPMFSDTKGHVRIKSADIHDKPEILFNYLRTDQDRREWVEAIRVARSLLDTEAMEEVGAREFSPGSDVQTDEEILEWVRNDGETALHPSCTTKMGTKDDPMAVVDPETMQVWGIEGLYIADAGVFPSVPNGNIYAPVMMVGEKAADLIAGKSPLEPEYTSWYKAGEDMPLYAEGETVRDHKHAIKGADY from the coding sequence ATGGGCGTATTTGACGCAGTGGCGCAAAAAGTCGAAAAGCTTACCTCGGGTAAGAAGCAGCATAAAAACGTCACCGACGAAGTCAGCGATGTCGTAGTGGTAGGTGGCGGTTCCGCAGGTTCTGTCGTTGCCGCGCGCCTGACTGAGAACCCGGATACCCGCGTGCTGGTCCTGGAGGCTGGACGCCCGGATTCCATCTGGGATCTGTTCATCCACATGCCATCGGCATTCTCCTTCCCGATCGGGGCGAAGAACTACGACTGGATGTACGAATCCGAGCCGGAACCAGAGATGAACGGCCGTCGCGTCTACCACGCACGTGGCAAGCTGCTGGGCGGTTCTTCTTCCGTCAACGGCATGATCTTCCAGCGTGGCAACCCGATGGACTACGAGAAGTGGGGCGACAACCCGGGTATGGAGCACTGGGACTTCGCCCACTGCCTTCCGTACTTCAAGAAGATGGAAACCGCTGCTGGTTCGGATGAGTCTGATCCGCGCCGCGGTCACGACGGTCCGCTGTACCTGTCCCGCGGTCCGGCAATCTCGCCGCTGTTCCAGGCACTGTTTAAGTCCGTCCAGGAGGCCGGCTACAACCTGACCAATGACGTCAACGGCTACCGCCAGGAAGGCTTCGCGCCTTTCGACCGCAACATCAAGCACGGCCGTCGTTGGTCCGCTGCGCGTGCCTACCTGCACCCGAACCTGGACCGCAAGAACCTGGACATCCGCACTCGTGCGCTGACCACCAAGGTGCTTTTCGATGGCCAGAAGGCCATCGGCGTCGAGTACGAGTGGGAAGGCGAGACCCGTCGCGTCTTCGCCGACAAGATCGTGCTGTCCGCTGGTGCAATCAACACCCCGCAGTTGCTGCAGGTCTCCGGTATCGGTGATGAGGAGTTGCTGCGCAAGCACGGTATTGACGTCGTCAAGCATCTGCCGGGCGTGGGTGAGAACCTGCAGGACCACCTGGAGGTCTACATCCAGTACGAGACCACCAAGTCCACCGATTCCTCCCAGCCTTACCTGGAAAAGTGGCGCTGGCCGTTCATGGGTCTGCAGTGGCTGCTGACCCACCGCGGTCCGGTGGCTACCTCTCACTTCGAAGGTGGCGGCTTCGTGCGCTCCAACGAGAACGAGGCCTACCCGAACCTGATGTTCCACTTCCTGCCGATGGCAGTGCGTTACGACGGCAACAAGGCCGACGTCAAGCACGGTTTCCAGTGGCACGTGGGCCCGATGTTCTCCGATACCAAGGGCCATGTTCGCATCAAGAGCGCGGACATCCACGACAAGCCGGAGATCCTGTTCAACTACCTGCGCACCGACCAGGATCGCCGCGAGTGGGTGGAGGCCATCCGCGTGGCTCGCTCCCTGCTCGATACCGAGGCCATGGAAGAAGTAGGCGCCCGTGAGTTCAGCCCGGGCTCCGACGTCCAGACCGACGAGGAAATCCTGGAATGGGTCCGCAACGACGGCGAAACTGCCCTGCACCCGTCGTGTACCACCAAGATGGGCACCAAGGATGACCCGATGGCCGTCGTCGACCCAGAGACCATGCAGGTCTGGGGTATCGAAGGCCTCTACATCGCCGATGCTGGCGTCTTCCCCTCCGTGCCCAACGGCAACATCTACGCCCCAGTCATGATGGTCGGTGAGAAAGCCGCTGACCTCATCGCAGGCAAGTCCCCACTCGAGCCGGAGTACACCTCCTGGTACAAGGCCGGCGAGGACATGCCTCTCTACGCAGAAGGCGAAACCGTCCGCGACCACAAGCACGCCATCAAGGGCGCGGATTACTAA
- a CDS encoding VOC family protein, producing MPAFEAEVGMPYWIDLTSSDPRKSAYFYEEVLGWEVTADDDTGYRMARLQGLPIGGMIPQPEEATMPDTWVTYFLSKDIEGDCARAQELGGRMLVDAQPVHLGYMALLVDTAGGLFGLIQPAAAEHFIAAGEPGTPVWHELTATTQFTKALDFYGELFNWEIRGAGSEGNLEYATAEEEGAAFAGFWNAEGNFPPQVPSFWQTYLGVRDVEAAAKKAVELGGEVIREPMESPFGKLCVLSDSTGATITICEVEDAPEEEPQESDDILNLEP from the coding sequence ATGCCAGCTTTTGAAGCCGAAGTAGGAATGCCCTACTGGATTGACTTGACCTCGTCGGATCCCCGCAAGTCCGCCTACTTCTACGAAGAGGTGCTGGGCTGGGAGGTCACTGCTGACGATGACACCGGCTACCGCATGGCCCGCCTGCAGGGCCTGCCCATTGGCGGCATGATTCCGCAGCCAGAAGAAGCCACCATGCCCGATACCTGGGTGACTTACTTCCTGTCCAAGGACATTGAGGGCGATTGCGCACGTGCGCAGGAACTGGGCGGGCGTATGCTTGTCGATGCCCAACCAGTCCACCTGGGCTACATGGCTCTGCTTGTCGACACCGCAGGAGGTCTTTTTGGCCTTATCCAGCCAGCTGCGGCAGAACACTTTATCGCTGCCGGTGAGCCTGGTACTCCGGTCTGGCATGAGCTCACCGCGACCACGCAGTTCACCAAGGCGCTGGATTTCTACGGGGAGCTGTTCAATTGGGAAATCCGCGGTGCTGGCTCTGAAGGAAACTTGGAATACGCCACGGCAGAAGAAGAGGGCGCAGCCTTTGCAGGCTTCTGGAATGCTGAAGGCAACTTCCCACCACAGGTGCCGAGCTTCTGGCAGACCTACCTCGGCGTTCGCGACGTCGAGGCAGCCGCGAAGAAGGCCGTGGAGCTAGGTGGTGAGGTGATTCGCGAGCCGATGGAATCGCCCTTCGGCAAGCTGTGTGTGCTGTCCGATTCGACCGGTGCCACCATCACCATCTGCGAAGTCGAGGACGCACCGGAGGAAGAACCACAAGAATCCGACGACATTTTGAATCTTGAGCCCTAA
- a CDS encoding RNA-binding S4 domain-containing protein: MLEVPISGESIKLGQFIKLASLVATGGEAKELINAGAVTVNGEVVTRRGAALHPGDEVCIEDACARVAAPGEDDDDYFDEATADDDFDPEKWRNL; this comes from the coding sequence ATGCTAGAGGTACCTATTTCCGGCGAGAGCATTAAGCTCGGACAGTTCATTAAACTTGCCAGCCTCGTGGCCACTGGTGGTGAAGCCAAAGAGCTCATTAACGCTGGTGCCGTCACCGTCAATGGGGAGGTAGTAACCCGACGTGGTGCAGCCCTGCACCCAGGCGATGAGGTCTGCATTGAAGATGCCTGCGCACGCGTGGCCGCGCCGGGCGAGGACGACGACGATTACTTTGACGAGGCCACCGCTGACGACGATTTCGACCCGGAAAAGTGGAGGAACCTGTAA
- a CDS encoding PrsW family intramembrane metalloprotease: MNTFLRVFLYIFLAIGGVITASSLLSPLMILSVPLTLLCLAIGTIYVAVVLVLLKLSPLWAKPAPLWVTASLLWGGGMSMLLVMPSSLGVSELASAYGPDALVMSWAGGYPEEIAKAFGIFFILLCFRQFNRPWHGLLVGIVVGLGFEINENILYATMGGPTHPTSDLLGMLTTWGARLLAGPLLHAIFSGLAGWGIGWALYAANWSAAKRIAAAAGWTFVAFLLHFAWNFMPTSDVAYLIQIAVLSLTIYPLFIWVMYRAWTMANNDRSYSYSPGAVSVLSRP, translated from the coding sequence ATGAATACCTTCCTACGCGTCTTCCTCTACATCTTTCTGGCCATCGGTGGCGTCATCACAGCAAGCAGTCTGCTCTCCCCATTGATGATTTTGTCGGTGCCCCTTACCCTGCTCTGCCTGGCTATTGGCACCATCTACGTCGCCGTCGTCCTCGTTCTGCTCAAGCTCTCCCCATTGTGGGCAAAGCCCGCACCGCTGTGGGTAACCGCTTCGCTGCTGTGGGGCGGTGGCATGAGCATGCTGCTCGTCATGCCTTCCTCGCTGGGCGTTAGCGAGCTAGCCAGCGCCTATGGCCCCGACGCACTGGTGATGTCCTGGGCCGGCGGCTACCCGGAAGAAATCGCCAAGGCCTTCGGCATCTTCTTCATTTTGTTGTGCTTCCGCCAGTTCAACCGCCCCTGGCACGGTCTCCTCGTCGGCATCGTGGTGGGCTTGGGCTTCGAAATTAACGAAAACATCTTGTACGCCACCATGGGCGGTCCGACCCATCCCACCAGCGACTTGCTGGGTATGCTCACCACCTGGGGCGCACGCCTGCTTGCCGGACCACTTCTGCACGCCATCTTCTCTGGACTGGCTGGCTGGGGCATCGGTTGGGCACTCTATGCCGCCAACTGGTCAGCGGCCAAGCGCATCGCTGCTGCGGCCGGCTGGACCTTCGTGGCATTCCTGCTCCACTTCGCATGGAACTTCATGCCGACTTCCGATGTCGCCTACCTCATCCAGATCGCCGTGCTCTCGCTGACTATCTACCCACTGTTTATCTGGGTGATGTACAGAGCTTGGACCATGGCCAACAACGACCGCAGCTACAGCTACAGTCCCGGAGCAGTCAGCGTACTTAGCAGACCGTAG